The Flavobacterium sp. K5-23 genome segment ATTAAAGTCAATACTCTAAAAATAACAAATGGTATTTTGAATGGCAAAATGAAAATAGATTCTATTTATGAAATTGTAAATGTTGCAGAATATTGGAATGGGGTTGTAATTAATTCTTCTAATTTCATTAAGAAAGTAAATGGTTATTTTAAAAAATCTTTAAATTTATTTAAAAATGCCTAAATTCTCCATCATCACTATCAACTACAATAATCTAGACGGGTTAAAACGTACTATCGAAAGTGTGGTCAATCAAACCTGGCAAGAGTTTGAGTACATTGTTATTGATGGAGGTTCTTCTGATGGTAGTTCCGCTTATATTGAAAGTCAAAGTACAAACATTGATTTTTGGGTAAGTGAATCTGATAAAGGTATTTATAACGCCATGAATAAAGGAATTAAGGTAGCCAATGGGGAATATTTGCTGTTTTTGAATAGTGGGGATCATTTTTACGACAATCGAGTTCTAGAAAAATTCCATTCCTTAATAGGGGAATTTGATTTAATATATTTTGATGAATATAGAGTAGGTGAACGACTTTCTGAAATTGTTAAATACCCGAGTAAATTAAACTTTTCGAATCTTTATTTAAGCTCATTGTCTCATCCCAATACTTTTATTAACAAAAACTTGTTTGATAAAGTTGGTCTTTATGATGAGAGTTTGAGAATTGTATCCGATTGGAAGTTTTCTATATTGGCATTATTTAAGTACAACTGTACCTATTTGAAAGTAGATGGTGTGCTTTCTGTTTTTTATTTAGATGGTATTAGTTTTTTAGAAGATAATTCTAAAGAGAGAAATAAAGTCTTAAATGATTATTTTAAGCCGTTTGTTGATGATTATGAAGAGTTTGTCCGTAATAGAAATGAGTTAAATCATAATAAATCAATTTTGCAATCTAATAGATTTAAAATGCTATTTGAAATTGAAAAAACAAAAGGGGGGATGAAGATTGTTTCACTTTTTTTTAGAATCTATATTATTTTTTTCTCAAAGGAAAAAATAAAAGATGTTTTGAAT includes the following:
- a CDS encoding glycosyltransferase family 2 protein; the protein is MPKFSIITINYNNLDGLKRTIESVVNQTWQEFEYIVIDGGSSDGSSAYIESQSTNIDFWVSESDKGIYNAMNKGIKVANGEYLLFLNSGDHFYDNRVLEKFHSLIGEFDLIYFDEYRVGERLSEIVKYPSKLNFSNLYLSSLSHPNTFINKNLFDKVGLYDESLRIVSDWKFSILALFKYNCTYLKVDGVLSVFYLDGISFLEDNSKERNKVLNDYFKPFVDDYEEFVRNRNELNHNKSILQSNRFKMLFEIEKTKGGMKIVSLFFRIYIIFFSKEKIKDVLN